From Candidatus Neomarinimicrobiota bacterium, one genomic window encodes:
- the flhB gene encoding flagellar biosynthesis protein FlhB, with translation MAEQQAAQDKTEQATPKRLEEAKDKGNVAKSQDLNSVVLLFAGIFGLTYSANEIITVFMNFTMNVYNNAVEMDITKDTVSFYSAEFMKTYAGILGPIMLVLFFAALAVNYVQVGVMVAKKALVPKFEKINPAKGFKRMFSTRSLVELAKGVLKISLVAYVGVSVIRSYIDEFWLLAFDTVPGTLSFLGEVLYSMTVKIGLLLIIIGVADFAYQKYDHAKNLKMTKQEVKEESKQYEGNAEVKGKIKQAQLAASRARMLTVVPDATVVVTNPTFIAIAIKYDPKSKADAPKVLAKGKRKLAQKIKEIARANSIPVIENKALARGLYDYAQPGSEIPVFFYEAIAEILAEVYKMNKNKVPRAVA, from the coding sequence ATGGCCGAACAGCAAGCAGCCCAGGATAAAACCGAACAAGCGACCCCGAAACGGCTGGAAGAAGCCAAGGATAAGGGAAATGTCGCCAAAAGTCAGGATTTAAATTCTGTGGTACTTTTGTTTGCTGGAATCTTTGGTCTAACCTATTCAGCGAATGAGATCATTACTGTCTTTATGAACTTTACCATGAATGTCTATAACAATGCAGTTGAAATGGATATCACAAAAGATACGGTCTCTTTTTACAGTGCAGAATTCATGAAAACATATGCAGGTATCCTGGGACCCATCATGCTGGTGCTTTTCTTTGCGGCACTGGCGGTTAACTACGTTCAGGTTGGGGTAATGGTTGCTAAAAAAGCACTTGTTCCGAAATTTGAGAAGATCAACCCTGCCAAAGGTTTTAAACGAATGTTTTCTACTCGTTCGCTGGTAGAATTAGCCAAAGGTGTTCTGAAGATCAGTCTGGTTGCTTACGTGGGTGTTTCAGTAATTCGCTCATATATTGATGAATTCTGGCTACTGGCATTTGATACAGTACCGGGGACATTGTCCTTCTTGGGAGAAGTGTTGTATAGCATGACCGTTAAGATCGGACTTCTGCTGATCATTATTGGGGTAGCTGATTTTGCTTACCAGAAGTATGACCATGCAAAAAATCTGAAAATGACCAAACAGGAAGTCAAGGAAGAATCCAAACAGTATGAGGGTAACGCTGAGGTTAAAGGCAAAATTAAACAGGCTCAACTCGCCGCCTCCCGAGCCAGGATGCTAACAGTGGTACCGGATGCCACGGTTGTGGTTACCAATCCGACCTTCATTGCCATTGCCATTAAGTATGACCCAAAATCCAAGGCTGATGCACCTAAAGTATTGGCCAAGGGAAAACGTAAATTAGCCCAAAAGATCAAAGAGATCGCCAGAGCTAACAGTATCCCCGTTATCGAGAATAAGGCTTTGGCTCGAGGTCTCTACGATTATGCCCAACCCGGCAGCGAGATTCCAGTCTTTTTCTATGAAGCGATTGCTGAGATCCTTGCTGAAGTATATAAAATGAATAAAAATAAAGTTCCCAGAGCAGTTGCTTGA
- the flhA gene encoding flagellar biosynthesis protein FlhA, producing the protein MTKKNNFSNLVLAGAIVMILGIMILPLPTFLMDVMLVMNICGALIILFVALYVLKPLEFSVFPGLLLVVTLFRLSLNVATTRLILGDGYAGEIINSFGNFVVQGNYVVGTVVFLILVIINFVVITKGSTRIAEVSARFTLDAMPGKQMAIDADLNAGLLDDREAKARREEIASEADFYGAMDGAAKFVRGDAIAGLLITGVNIIGGLTIGVLQRGMSIGEAASLYSLMTIGDGLVAQIPALIISTASAIIITRATGKSQLGVEIAKQLGNEPKAAFITAAVLFMLGIVPGLPFIPFILMALLAAGFGFSAQKARNQTERERQEAEEEIPEPAVEEKIEEYLHPDRFEIEIGYGLIPMVDAGQGGNLLNKISTIRKTIALELGLIVPPIRIRDNIQLKSNAYVFKINGIAIAEATVMMNYFLVLHPDDRIDLQGIKTTEPTFGLPALWINEKERDKAEMSGYTVVEAPAVIATHLIEVLKANAYKLLDRQETQRMLDHLKESHAAVIDGLVPDVIPLGVVTKVLKNLLREKLPIRNLVTILETVADYGGMTKDPDILTEYVRASLSDIITANYKQNSGQVTIATFEPQLEDKIAGFVKNGNAQAFNLGFSPAEVNKIFDSIGEKVQAMLTEGSRPALLVSPQIRRHVKNFIDQVLPDVSVLSYAELTSDTNLKSVGAVRYPNG; encoded by the coding sequence ATGACTAAAAAAAACAATTTCAGCAATCTCGTTTTAGCCGGTGCCATTGTAATGATCCTGGGTATCATGATACTTCCCTTACCAACATTTTTAATGGATGTCATGTTGGTGATGAATATTTGCGGTGCCCTGATCATTCTATTCGTAGCTCTTTATGTATTAAAACCACTCGAATTCTCGGTGTTCCCGGGCTTACTGTTGGTCGTTACCCTTTTCAGGCTCTCACTGAATGTTGCTACTACCCGTTTGATTCTTGGGGATGGGTATGCTGGAGAGATCATCAATTCATTTGGAAATTTCGTTGTTCAGGGGAACTATGTCGTAGGAACTGTGGTCTTTCTGATACTGGTTATTATAAATTTTGTTGTTATCACAAAGGGTTCCACCCGTATCGCTGAGGTTTCAGCTAGATTTACCCTGGATGCTATGCCTGGGAAGCAGATGGCCATTGATGCTGACCTCAATGCCGGTTTGCTGGATGATCGTGAAGCCAAAGCCAGGCGCGAAGAAATTGCGTCTGAGGCTGACTTTTATGGCGCTATGGATGGCGCTGCAAAATTTGTTCGCGGTGATGCAATCGCTGGATTGCTCATTACCGGTGTCAACATTATAGGTGGTTTAACAATTGGGGTTTTGCAGCGTGGCATGTCAATTGGCGAAGCAGCCTCACTATATTCACTTATGACCATTGGTGATGGTCTGGTTGCCCAGATTCCGGCTTTAATAATTTCGACGGCTTCTGCTATTATTATTACACGGGCCACGGGTAAATCACAACTGGGAGTGGAGATCGCTAAACAACTGGGTAATGAGCCTAAGGCTGCTTTTATCACTGCTGCTGTGCTCTTTATGCTTGGTATAGTACCGGGCCTACCGTTTATCCCCTTTATTTTGATGGCTTTACTGGCAGCGGGTTTCGGTTTTTCAGCACAGAAAGCCCGAAATCAAACCGAACGTGAACGACAGGAGGCTGAGGAAGAGATCCCTGAACCAGCTGTTGAAGAAAAGATCGAAGAATATCTGCATCCTGATCGATTTGAGATTGAGATTGGTTACGGTTTGATTCCCATGGTCGATGCAGGGCAAGGTGGAAATCTATTAAATAAAATATCAACCATTCGGAAAACTATTGCTCTGGAACTTGGCTTGATCGTGCCACCCATCAGGATTCGTGATAATATCCAACTGAAATCCAATGCTTATGTATTCAAGATCAACGGCATCGCCATCGCAGAAGCGACCGTTATGATGAATTATTTTCTGGTATTGCATCCTGATGATCGGATCGATCTCCAGGGTATTAAGACCACTGAACCCACCTTTGGCTTACCAGCTCTCTGGATTAATGAAAAAGAGCGTGATAAGGCAGAGATGTCAGGTTACACAGTGGTTGAAGCGCCGGCTGTGATTGCCACCCATCTTATTGAAGTCCTGAAGGCAAATGCCTACAAGCTGTTAGACAGACAGGAAACCCAACGGATGCTGGATCATTTAAAAGAAAGCCATGCTGCTGTTATCGATGGCCTTGTTCCTGATGTTATTCCGCTGGGAGTGGTGACAAAAGTACTCAAAAACCTACTCCGGGAAAAATTGCCAATCCGAAATTTAGTGACCATTCTTGAAACAGTTGCAGACTATGGCGGCATGACCAAAGATCCTGATATACTGACAGAATATGTACGTGCATCTCTTTCCGATATAATTACAGCGAACTATAAACAGAATAGCGGCCAGGTTACCATTGCCACTTTCGAGCCTCAACTTGAAGATAAAATTGCCGGTTTTGTAAAAAATGGTAACGCACAAGCCTTTAACCTCGGTTTTTCACCTGCTGAAGTAAACAAGATATTCGATTCTATCGGTGAAAAAGTTCAAGCCATGTTGACTGAAGGTTCCCGCCCAGCATTATTGGTCAGTCCCCAGATCAGGCGACATGTAAAAAATTTCATAGATCAGGTTTTACCAGATGTCTCAGTGCTTTCCTACGCCGAGTTAACATCTGACACTAATCTTAAATCAGTCGGAGCAGTGAGGTATCCCAATGGATAA
- a CDS encoding FliA/WhiG family RNA polymerase sigma factor yields MMQRTQVVHHDGEHLVQQYTLTGDDRIREEAIQAFLPLVKYIAGRIKIDQFGSLAREDLYQFGIVGLLTALDRYQSGKGASFKTFAYRRIHGEMIDAIRRESTVSKDAYSIRKKIIMLSDNMRQELGRDPALSEIADEMNVTTEELNAMLFKGDSREHLSLNDSVGGDDTDSMQRLDVIKDESQLSPDEIFGQKALKQELMGVIKHLPERQRLVLALYYYEELTLADIGMILGLSESRISQILSQTLAEIRVQVNQKKGT; encoded by the coding sequence ATGATGCAAAGGACTCAAGTAGTTCACCATGATGGTGAGCATCTCGTACAACAATATACCTTAACAGGTGATGATCGTATCCGAGAAGAGGCAATTCAAGCCTTTCTGCCGTTGGTTAAATACATCGCTGGTCGCATAAAGATCGATCAATTTGGCAGTTTAGCTCGTGAGGATCTGTATCAATTTGGGATTGTGGGACTTTTAACAGCTTTGGATCGCTATCAATCAGGCAAAGGAGCCAGCTTTAAAACCTTTGCTTATCGTCGGATCCACGGTGAGATGATTGATGCAATACGCCGAGAAAGTACGGTTAGTAAGGATGCTTACAGTATCCGCAAAAAGATCATTATGCTCTCTGATAACATGCGTCAGGAACTGGGTCGTGATCCTGCCTTGAGTGAGATAGCCGATGAAATGAACGTGACTACAGAGGAGTTGAATGCCATGTTGTTCAAGGGTGATAGCCGCGAACACCTGTCTTTGAATGATAGTGTGGGGGGGGATGATACAGATTCCATGCAGCGTCTTGATGTCATCAAAGATGAATCCCAGCTTTCTCCTGATGAAATATTTGGCCAGAAGGCCTTAAAACAGGAACTTATGGGCGTTATCAAGCATCTTCCGGAAAGACAAAGATTGGTATTGGCACTCTACTATTATGAGGAATTGACCCTGGCAGATATTGGTATGATCCTGGGACTATCCGAATCTCGGATAAGTCAGATACTAAGCCAGACACTGGCCGAGATACGGGTTCAGGTCAATCAAAAAAAAGGAACCTAA
- the fliR gene encoding flagellar biosynthetic protein FliR translates to MFELIDRVALVLPAFLLTFVRLSGLVMVMPILSYPMITNRVRIALAFLMSFILFPLIEQQELMFETNFALVLSVMQELLIGLMLGLGTRVIFESINWAGAIIGRQMGIAMANVMDPTSTGQMPIISQFWLLVVVAFFFAVNGHHMLFETLYRNFIIVPVGTGVLSPDSGSLLIGTGATAFSHAFQFAAPAIVFLLMVDTAIAFTARIMPQMNIFMVTLPLKIATGLLVLIISLDMFEMLFDIVYQDMQEYLFNTMHALKGA, encoded by the coding sequence ATGTTTGAATTGATCGACAGAGTAGCCTTGGTGTTACCAGCTTTCCTGCTGACCTTTGTTCGACTTTCCGGTTTAGTGATGGTAATGCCGATTCTCAGTTACCCGATGATCACCAATAGAGTGCGTATCGCTCTTGCTTTCTTGATGAGCTTCATCTTATTTCCACTTATCGAACAGCAGGAACTCATGTTTGAGACCAACTTCGCCTTGGTTTTGTCAGTTATGCAGGAATTACTCATTGGGCTTATGCTCGGTTTGGGCACTCGTGTGATCTTTGAGTCCATTAATTGGGCTGGTGCCATCATCGGTCGACAAATGGGTATTGCCATGGCGAACGTCATGGATCCTACCAGCACGGGTCAGATGCCGATCATAAGTCAATTCTGGCTACTGGTTGTAGTTGCTTTCTTTTTTGCGGTGAACGGGCATCACATGCTCTTTGAAACCCTCTATCGAAATTTTATTATCGTGCCTGTGGGGACAGGAGTGCTAAGCCCAGACTCCGGAAGCCTCTTAATAGGTACTGGAGCAACAGCCTTTTCACATGCTTTTCAATTTGCTGCTCCGGCTATTGTTTTTTTGTTAATGGTGGATACAGCTATTGCCTTTACAGCCCGGATCATGCCCCAGATGAACATCTTTATGGTAACCCTGCCACTAAAGATTGCCACCGGGTTGTTAGTTCTGATCATCTCATTGGATATGTTTGAAATGTTGTTCGATATTGTCTATCAGGATATGCAAGAATACCTGTTCAATACTATGCATGCATTGAAAGGGGCTTGA
- the fliQ gene encoding flagellar biosynthesis protein FliQ, producing the protein MTSEYVLYLSRETLSTAILILSPLLGAGLLVGLTVGVFQAVTQINEMTLTFIPKMAAVGLVLMLLIPWFLDILLSFTRELYAQIPLMVN; encoded by the coding sequence ATGACTTCAGAATATGTTCTTTACCTGAGTAGAGAAACCCTGAGCACTGCTATCCTGATATTGTCTCCCCTGTTGGGAGCTGGCCTACTGGTTGGTCTTACGGTTGGTGTATTTCAAGCAGTGACCCAAATTAATGAAATGACCCTGACCTTTATCCCCAAAATGGCAGCCGTCGGATTGGTATTGATGCTGTTGATCCCCTGGTTTCTGGATATTCTATTGTCCTTCACTCGTGAACTCTATGCCCAGATCCCATTAATGGTGAATTAA
- a CDS encoding MinD/ParA family protein: MLEPRTTPSIFALSNLRVENNRPEIFAITSGKGGVGKTNISVNLALLLRRLKKNVLLVDADIHLGNVDLMLGIRPGATLADVISGEKALAEIIVKGPTGIDVMPASSAVLDMIDAEEKVIKRLGDAFLNFEHNYDLVIVDTGAGIGRNVTSFSLGADKVIVVVTPDPASIADAYGVIKILLQKAPNLPIMLVTNMVQSDDEGENLYKKMDLMVQRFLQNKILFGGAIVRDDSVQDAVRRQVPVVLEYPNSRPSNSLKMMTRNLLKLPSKDASERISLFDGVRENRNEIVGNINDQTSK, translated from the coding sequence ATGCTGGAACCACGTACAACACCCAGTATTTTTGCACTCTCGAATTTGAGGGTGGAGAATAATCGGCCTGAGATATTTGCCATCACCTCCGGGAAAGGGGGCGTCGGAAAGACCAATATAAGTGTCAATCTAGCGCTGCTGTTGAGACGTCTAAAGAAAAATGTACTGCTGGTTGATGCCGATATTCATCTTGGCAACGTGGATCTCATGTTGGGCATCCGTCCCGGAGCCACCTTGGCAGATGTCATATCCGGTGAGAAGGCCTTGGCAGAAATTATTGTGAAGGGACCTACTGGTATTGATGTCATGCCAGCTTCATCAGCTGTTTTGGATATGATCGATGCTGAGGAAAAAGTGATTAAACGTTTGGGTGATGCCTTTCTGAATTTCGAACACAACTACGACCTGGTGATCGTGGATACGGGTGCTGGTATTGGTCGAAATGTCACTTCTTTTTCATTAGGGGCAGACAAGGTTATTGTGGTTGTAACCCCTGATCCAGCTTCCATTGCAGATGCTTATGGGGTGATCAAGATCCTGTTGCAGAAGGCACCTAATCTGCCCATCATGTTGGTTACAAATATGGTTCAAAGTGATGATGAGGGTGAAAATTTATACAAAAAGATGGATTTGATGGTTCAACGCTTTTTGCAGAATAAAATTCTTTTTGGAGGAGCGATTGTACGTGATGACAGTGTTCAGGATGCAGTTCGTCGTCAGGTTCCCGTTGTTCTTGAATACCCAAATTCGCGACCCTCGAATTCCTTGAAAATGATGACTAGAAATTTATTGAAGCTGCCCTCAAAGGATGCTTCAGAACGAATCAGTCTGTTTGATGGTGTTAGAGAGAACAGAAATGAGATTGTAGGAAATATCAATGATCAAACTAGCAAATAA